One window from the genome of Terriglobales bacterium encodes:
- the trxB gene encoding thioredoxin-disulfide reductase: MENIRKTVIIGSGCAGWTAAIYTARANLKPLVLAGHEPGGQLSLTTLVENFPGFPEGIQGPQLTDNMRIQAERFGAELVHGVVTAADLKKSPIELTVGKDMVRTETLIIASGASARWLGLPSEQALIGHGVSSCATCDGFFFSGKPITVIGGGDSAMEEALFLTRFASSVTLIHRRDQFRASKIMLDRARAHPNIEMMTDTIVEEVFDVEKKEVTGLKLRNLKTGTVFDHPTSAMFLGIGHIPNTKPFVGQLDMDDEGYLKTRDNVFTNIPGVFACGDVQDRRYRQAITAAGSGCMAALEVEKYLEARGH, from the coding sequence ATGGAAAATATTCGCAAGACAGTCATCATCGGATCCGGCTGCGCCGGATGGACCGCCGCTATCTATACGGCTCGTGCAAACCTGAAACCGCTCGTCCTCGCTGGGCACGAACCCGGTGGGCAGCTCTCTCTCACCACCCTGGTTGAGAACTTCCCCGGATTCCCAGAAGGCATCCAGGGACCTCAACTCACTGACAACATGCGCATCCAGGCGGAGCGCTTCGGTGCCGAACTGGTGCATGGTGTTGTGACCGCCGCCGATCTTAAGAAATCGCCGATCGAACTCACGGTCGGCAAGGACATGGTCCGCACGGAAACTCTGATCATCGCCTCTGGTGCTTCAGCTCGCTGGCTGGGACTACCCAGCGAGCAGGCGCTCATCGGACATGGAGTGTCTTCGTGCGCTACGTGCGACGGCTTTTTCTTCTCCGGGAAGCCGATCACGGTCATCGGCGGTGGCGACTCCGCCATGGAAGAAGCGCTGTTCCTCACTCGCTTTGCTTCAAGCGTCACCCTGATCCACCGTCGCGATCAGTTCCGTGCTTCCAAGATCATGCTCGACCGTGCTCGCGCACATCCGAACATCGAAATGATGACCGATACCATCGTGGAGGAAGTCTTCGACGTCGAAAAGAAGGAAGTCACCGGCCTGAAGCTTCGTAATCTGAAGACCGGCACCGTCTTCGATCATCCGACTAGCGCCATGTTCCTCGGCATTGGCCACATTCCCAATACCAAACCGTTCGTCGGGCAACTCGACATGGACGACGAGGGATACCTGAAGACGCGTGACAACGTCTTCACCAACATTCCGGGCGTGTTCGCTTGCGGCGATGTACAGGACCGCCGGTATCGCCAAGCGATTACGGCCGCCGGTTCAGGCTGTATGGCTGCTCTGGAAGTGGAAAAGTATTTGGAAGCCAGAGGTCACTAA
- a CDS encoding AraC family transcriptional regulator, with amino-acid sequence MAKIAVELEQAVTARINAGGPGSTRSRLLGGGIGWQVGDVLCTSGPHDRRFEERHQQVSIAMVVAGTFQYRAETGLRVRHEVMTPGSLMLGSYGRRFDCGHDHAIGDRCIAFWYEPEYFERIASDAGVKHAKPIFPDVRIPVVRELSPLVAQACGGVVGVETPWDEISVRLAALAVQLVHGLPSRLIDSTPSSQKSVTSVLRAIERDPQAEWSLEAMAGAARLSPYHFLRTFETVAGVTPHQYVLRTRLREAATRIVTEDRKIVDVALECGFGDVSNFNRAFRTEFGCSPRHYRTAK; translated from the coding sequence TTGGCAAAAATTGCGGTCGAATTGGAGCAGGCGGTCACGGCACGGATCAACGCCGGGGGGCCGGGTTCCACCCGTTCACGCCTGCTCGGCGGGGGTATCGGCTGGCAGGTAGGCGATGTGCTATGCACATCGGGGCCGCACGACCGTCGCTTCGAGGAACGTCACCAGCAGGTGTCGATTGCGATGGTAGTGGCAGGGACGTTCCAGTACCGCGCTGAAACCGGACTACGTGTCCGGCACGAGGTCATGACTCCCGGATCCCTGATGCTCGGTAGCTATGGCCGCCGCTTCGATTGCGGTCACGACCATGCCATAGGTGACCGCTGCATCGCGTTCTGGTACGAGCCGGAATACTTCGAGCGCATCGCCTCGGACGCGGGAGTGAAGCATGCCAAACCAATCTTCCCGGACGTCCGCATCCCCGTAGTTCGCGAACTCTCACCACTCGTGGCGCAGGCCTGCGGTGGCGTCGTGGGCGTTGAAACACCCTGGGACGAGATCAGTGTCAGATTGGCAGCGCTTGCCGTCCAGTTGGTTCATGGACTGCCATCACGACTGATCGACTCTACTCCTAGTTCCCAAAAATCGGTCACCAGCGTACTCAGGGCGATCGAGCGTGATCCACAGGCGGAATGGTCGCTTGAGGCGATGGCGGGCGCGGCGCGCTTAAGCCCATATCACTTTTTGAGGACCTTCGAGACTGTAGCGGGTGTGACGCCGCATCAATACGTATTGCGGACACGCTTACGCGAGGCCGCGACGAGGATCGTGACCGAGGATCGCAAAATTGTGGACGTGGCGTTGGAGTGCGGGTTCGGCGATGTGTCGAACTTTAATCGTGCATTTAGAACAGAGTTCGGCTGTAGCCCACGGCATTATCGAACTGCAAAGTAA